From Dreissena polymorpha isolate Duluth1 chromosome 15, UMN_Dpol_1.0, whole genome shotgun sequence, a single genomic window includes:
- the LOC127859416 gene encoding uridine phosphorylase 2-like, which translates to MSTSQTKYPKFLDADFEKDISGRITPRDGPIVLRNPHIDDLAEDVLYHLDLSDKKNDLPAMFGDVKFVCFGGSPKRMEKFAHFMVKELNINIQAGMTLSNISHGSDRYVLYKVGPVLSVSHGMGIPSMSIVFHEVLKLLYHACCKDVKLFRLGTSGGLGLEPGTVVITDAAVDGLLRPYMEVATLGMLLQHPAFLDRDLCEELQAIGSADTSYNTVIGKTMCTYDFYEGQARLDGAFCDFTVEDKLAFLKRIHDRGVLNIEMESLCFAAMAHRAAVKSAIICCTIVDRLQSDQISASHEMLEDWQGRCQQIVAKYIRRHLNIQ; encoded by the exons GGATGGTCCCATAGTGCTCCGTAACCCGCACATAGACGACCTTGCAGAGGACGTGCTGTACCATCTGGACCTCAGTGACAAGAAGAATGATCTGCCCGCAATGTTCGGGGATGTCAAG TTCGTGTGTTTCGGTGGCTCTCCTAAACGAATGGAGAAGTTTGCCCACTTCATGGTGAAGGAGCTGAATATCAACATCCAGGCTGGCATGACCCTGTCTAACATCTCCCACGGCTCGGACAGATACGTCCTCTACAAAGTGGGACCGGTCTTGTCTGTCAGT CACGGGATGGGTATACCCAGCATGTCGATAGTGTTCCATGAAGTGCTCAAACTGCTGTACCATGCATGCTGCAAAGATGTGAAGCTGTTTCGTTTAGGCACAAGTGGGGGTCTAG GTCTGGAGCCGGGCACGGTGGTTATCACAGATGCTGCAGTGGATGGCTTACTGAGGCCATACATGGAAGTG GCGACCCTGGGTATGCTGCTGCAGCACCCTGCCTTTCTGGACCGGGACCTGTGTGAGGAGCTGCAGGCTATAGGCAGTGCAGACACTTCATACAATACTGTCATTGGCAAAACGATGTGTACATATGACTTCTACGAAG GTCAGGCACGCCTGGACGGAGCCTTCTGTGACTTCACTGTGGAGGACAAGTTGGCATTTCTGAAGCGCATCCATGACCGTGGTGTCCTCAACATTGAGATGGAGTCCCTCTGCTTCGCTGCCATGGCACACAGGGCTGCCGTGAAAA GTGCCATCATCTGCTGTACGATTGTGGACCGGCTGCAGAGTGACCAGATCTCGGCCTCCCACGAGATGCTCGAGGACTGGCAGGGTCGCTGTCAGCAGATTGTAGCCAAGTACATACGCAGGCACCTCAACATACAATAG